Proteins encoded within one genomic window of Formosa agariphila KMM 3901:
- a CDS encoding M13 family metallopeptidase, with product MKTNILKLSVLGAIAFGSLTACKEEAKKETAEVVKEDVVPGINLDYMDNSVKPNDDFFKYVNGNWIKNNTIPDDRSRWGSFDELRQKTDEDVLGILKSAMSDNKDLEQVQVLPGSDQEKAVFLYETIMDTVARNKAGIDPLKPVLAKIDAISNVKDLEAYLIEMEPQGGAGFFGFRVGADAKDSNKNVGSLGTGRLGLPDRDYYVKDDADSKEKREQYVAYITKMLQFLGDTEAVANEQAKQILAFETSLAEPKMDKVELRDRRKTYNPTAVTDLQKMAPAIDWKAYFDGIGAKNLDTVVVSQPQYIKALQSILAKDNVSDWKAYLRWSALNRSAGMLSQELEYASWEFYSKTLRGAKKQRPSEERALQTINGTVGEALGKLYVDKKFPPEAKAKAEEMIKNVIKAFEKRISLLPWMSEDTKAKAIEKLKATTIKIAYPDKWKDYSALEIASVEDGGSYLQNIQNARAWNFKEDIDKLGKPVDKSEWYMAPQVVNAYFNPSFNEIVFPAAILQPPFYNYQADDAVNYGGIGAVIGHEISHSFDDSGSRYDKDGNLNNWWTDKDLEEFTKLGKALADQYSSLEVLPETFINGEFTLGENIGDLGGVNAAYDALQIKFKENGIPEPIDGFTADQRFFLSWATVWRSLYRDDALKNQIKTDPHSPGMNRAVQPLLNVDSFYEAFNIKKGDSMYIAPENRVKIW from the coding sequence ATGAAGACTAATATTTTAAAGTTATCTGTGCTTGGTGCCATTGCTTTTGGAAGCTTAACAGCTTGTAAAGAGGAGGCCAAAAAAGAAACGGCAGAGGTAGTAAAAGAAGACGTTGTGCCCGGAATCAATTTAGATTATATGGACAATTCGGTTAAACCGAATGATGACTTTTTTAAATACGTAAACGGAAATTGGATAAAAAACAATACCATTCCTGATGATAGATCACGATGGGGAAGTTTCGATGAATTAAGACAAAAAACAGACGAAGATGTTTTAGGCATTTTAAAATCGGCAATGTCAGATAATAAAGATCTAGAGCAAGTGCAAGTACTTCCTGGTTCAGATCAAGAAAAAGCAGTGTTTCTTTACGAAACAATTATGGATACTGTAGCTAGAAATAAAGCAGGTATCGATCCTTTAAAACCTGTTTTAGCTAAAATTGATGCAATAAGCAATGTTAAAGATTTAGAGGCTTATTTAATTGAAATGGAGCCTCAAGGAGGTGCTGGGTTTTTTGGATTTAGAGTAGGTGCAGATGCAAAAGATAGTAATAAAAATGTTGGAAGCTTAGGGACAGGCCGTTTAGGACTTCCAGATCGTGATTATTATGTTAAAGACGACGCAGATTCTAAAGAAAAAAGAGAACAATATGTAGCATACATTACAAAAATGCTTCAGTTTTTAGGAGATACGGAAGCAGTTGCGAACGAACAAGCTAAACAAATTTTAGCGTTCGAAACCAGTTTGGCTGAACCTAAAATGGATAAAGTAGAATTAAGAGATAGAAGAAAAACATATAACCCAACTGCGGTTACAGATTTACAAAAAATGGCTCCGGCTATAGATTGGAAAGCGTATTTTGATGGTATTGGTGCTAAAAATTTAGATACTGTTGTTGTAAGCCAGCCTCAATATATAAAAGCGCTTCAGTCTATTTTAGCAAAAGACAATGTTAGCGATTGGAAAGCATATTTGCGTTGGTCTGCACTTAATAGATCTGCAGGTATGTTAAGTCAAGAACTAGAATATGCAAGCTGGGAATTTTATAGCAAAACATTACGTGGTGCTAAAAAACAACGTCCAAGCGAAGAAAGAGCATTACAAACTATTAATGGTACAGTTGGAGAAGCTTTAGGTAAGTTATATGTAGATAAAAAATTCCCACCAGAAGCTAAAGCAAAAGCAGAAGAAATGATTAAAAATGTGATTAAAGCATTTGAAAAAAGAATTTCTTTATTGCCTTGGATGAGTGAAGACACTAAAGCAAAAGCAATTGAAAAGCTAAAAGCAACTACAATAAAAATTGCTTACCCAGATAAGTGGAAAGATTATTCTGCTTTAGAGATTGCAAGTGTAGAAGATGGAGGGTCTTACCTTCAAAATATACAAAATGCAAGAGCTTGGAACTTCAAAGAAGATATCGATAAGCTAGGTAAACCCGTAGATAAGAGTGAGTGGTATATGGCGCCACAAGTTGTAAATGCGTATTTCAATCCATCTTTCAACGAGATCGTGTTCCCTGCAGCTATTTTACAACCTCCATTTTATAATTATCAAGCAGACGATGCTGTAAATTATGGTGGAATTGGAGCCGTAATCGGACATGAAATTTCTCATAGTTTCGATGATTCAGGATCTAGGTACGATAAAGATGGTAACTTAAATAATTGGTGGACAGATAAAGATTTAGAAGAGTTTACAAAACTTGGAAAAGCTTTAGCAGATCAATACAGTAGTTTAGAAGTGTTACCAGAAACATTTATTAATGGTGAATTTACTTTAGGTGAAAACATCGGAGATTTAGGTGGAGTAAACGCCGCTTACGATGCTTTACAAATAAAATTTAAAGAAAATGGTATTCCAGAACCTATAGACGGGTTTACGGCAGACCAACGTTTCTTTTTGTCTTGGGCTACTGTTTGGAGAAGTTTGTATAGAGATGATGCGTTAAAAAATCAAATTAAAACGGATCCGCATTCTCCAGGTATGAATCGTGCCGTGCAACCCCTTTTAAATGTCGATTCGTTTTACGAAGCATTTAATATTAAAAAAGGTGACTCGATGTATATCGCTCCAGAAAACAGAGTTAAAATCTGGTAA
- the radA gene encoding DNA repair protein RadA: MAKVKTTFFCQSCGAQYAKWQGQCNSCKAWNTIAEEVIQTPEKSDWKTPNSNTAKRTSVPLLINEIDASKEARLDTFDAEFNRVLGGGIVPGSLTLLGGEPGIGKSTLLLQVALKLPYKTLYVSGEESQKQIKMRAERINPNNSNCYILTETKTQNIFKQIEALQPDIVIVDSIQTLHSDYIESSSGSISQIKECTTELIKFAKETSTPVVLIGHITKDGNIAGPKILEHMVDTVLQFEGDRNHVFRILRANKNRFGSTSELGIYEMQGSGLREVSNPSEILISKKDEELSGNAIAATLEGMRPLMIEVQALVSTAVYGTPQRSATGFNAKRLNMLLAVLEKRAGFRLGAKDVFLNITGGITVDDPAIDLAVVAAILSSNEDEALAKDYCFAAEVGLSGEIRPVQRVEQRIQEAEKLGFSTIFVSKYNKISLKPKAIKIQLISKIEDLVDLIV, from the coding sequence ATGGCAAAAGTAAAAACAACCTTTTTCTGTCAGAGTTGTGGAGCGCAATACGCCAAATGGCAAGGGCAATGTAATTCGTGTAAAGCATGGAATACTATAGCTGAAGAGGTAATTCAGACCCCTGAAAAAAGCGATTGGAAAACACCAAATTCAAACACAGCTAAACGGACTTCTGTTCCACTTTTAATAAACGAAATAGATGCCTCGAAAGAAGCGCGGTTAGACACCTTCGATGCAGAATTTAATCGTGTATTAGGTGGCGGAATTGTACCAGGGTCTCTAACGCTTTTAGGAGGAGAGCCAGGGATAGGTAAAAGTACATTGTTGCTTCAAGTAGCTTTAAAACTACCTTATAAAACATTGTATGTGTCTGGTGAAGAAAGCCAGAAACAAATAAAAATGCGTGCCGAACGCATTAATCCTAATAATAGCAACTGCTATATTTTAACAGAGACTAAAACGCAAAATATCTTTAAGCAAATTGAAGCCTTGCAGCCCGATATTGTTATTGTAGATTCTATTCAGACGTTACATAGCGATTATATCGAGTCGTCTTCTGGAAGCATTTCTCAAATAAAAGAATGCACTACAGAGCTTATAAAATTCGCCAAAGAAACTTCTACGCCAGTGGTGCTTATAGGGCATATTACTAAAGATGGTAATATAGCTGGCCCAAAAATTTTAGAACATATGGTAGATACGGTACTTCAGTTTGAGGGCGACCGCAATCATGTGTTTAGAATATTAAGGGCTAATAAAAACAGATTTGGATCGACTAGCGAACTTGGTATTTATGAAATGCAAGGTTCTGGGTTAAGAGAAGTTTCTAATCCTTCAGAAATTCTAATATCTAAAAAAGATGAAGAATTAAGTGGAAATGCAATTGCTGCAACTCTAGAAGGTATGCGCCCGTTAATGATTGAAGTTCAGGCGTTGGTTAGTACTGCGGTTTATGGTACGCCACAACGTTCGGCAACAGGTTTTAATGCCAAACGGTTAAACATGTTGTTGGCTGTTTTAGAAAAACGTGCCGGATTTAGATTAGGTGCAAAAGATGTGTTTTTAAATATTACAGGAGGAATTACTGTAGATGATCCCGCGATAGATTTAGCGGTAGTTGCTGCTATTTTATCTTCTAATGAAGATGAAGCCTTGGCCAAAGATTATTGTTTTGCTGCAGAAGTTGGTTTGTCCGGAGAAATTCGTCCTGTGCAACGTGTTGAGCAACGTATTCAGGAGGCAGAAAAACTAGGATTTTCAACTATTTTTGTATCTAAGTATAATAAAATCTCTCTTAAACCTAAGGCGATAAAGATTCAATTAATTTCTAAAATTGAAGATTTAGTTGATCTAATTGTGTGA
- a CDS encoding alpha/beta hydrolase, whose translation MKRLLYLFALLFSCQFVSAQAIYETIRSEKLSATRELKIQLPRNYSENVDKKYPLVIVLDGDYLFEIVAGNIDYYSYWEDVPEVIVVGINEVEDRYYDTMFSEQNSLPIDSSAKFFEFIGMELIPYIEEKYRTEDFKLAIGHGATANFINYYLLKEKPLFQSYIVISPQLAPNMTRYIPDRLGKIDKRTFYYLATTTDDLKPVLNGTDLLNNSLKNIDNDYLQYDFDKFEGLTHYSVVAQAIPKALERIFYVYQPITAKEFDKDIMASNEPAIDYLKEKYESIKELYGVEKTILVNDYKAIAAAIEKKSEYKDFQELGKMARESYPETMLGQYYLARYYEETNQPKKAMKTYQSSYIFDEIAGLTKDDMIERANRLKADFGY comes from the coding sequence ATGAAAAGACTATTATACCTATTTGCTTTACTATTTTCTTGTCAATTTGTCTCTGCCCAAGCTATTTATGAAACCATTCGGTCTGAAAAACTTTCGGCAACAAGAGAACTTAAAATTCAACTCCCTAGAAATTATAGCGAAAATGTCGATAAAAAATACCCTTTAGTAATTGTTTTAGATGGTGATTACCTGTTTGAAATTGTTGCAGGGAACATAGATTATTATTCATATTGGGAAGATGTTCCCGAAGTTATTGTTGTAGGAATAAATGAGGTTGAGGATAGATATTACGACACCATGTTCTCTGAGCAAAATTCATTACCAATAGATAGTAGTGCTAAGTTTTTCGAATTTATCGGGATGGAATTAATTCCGTATATAGAAGAAAAATACAGAACAGAAGATTTTAAATTAGCAATAGGTCACGGTGCCACTGCCAATTTTATTAACTATTATTTGCTAAAAGAAAAACCTTTATTTCAATCGTATATCGTGATAAGTCCACAATTGGCTCCGAATATGACGCGATATATTCCAGACCGTTTAGGTAAAATTGATAAAAGAACATTTTATTATTTAGCAACTACTACAGATGATCTTAAGCCAGTGCTAAATGGAACAGATTTATTAAACAATAGTTTAAAGAATATAGATAACGATTATTTACAATACGATTTTGATAAGTTTGAAGGTTTAACACATTACTCTGTAGTTGCCCAAGCTATTCCAAAAGCATTAGAACGTATTTTTTACGTGTACCAGCCTATCACTGCTAAAGAATTCGATAAAGATATTATGGCGTCTAACGAGCCGGCTATCGATTATTTAAAAGAAAAATACGAGTCTATTAAAGAGTTGTATGGTGTAGAAAAAACCATTTTGGTAAACGATTATAAAGCTATTGCAGCAGCAATTGAAAAGAAATCTGAATATAAAGATTTTCAAGAGTTAGGTAAAATGGCGAGAGAATCATATCCAGAAACCATGTTAGGTCAGTATTATCTTGCACGTTATTACGAAGAAACAAATCAGCCTAAAAAAGCAATGAAAACTTATCAATCGTCTTACATTTTCGATGAAATTGCAGGATTAACGAAAGACGATATGATTGAACGTGCAAACCGACTTAAAGCAGATTTCGGATATTAA
- a CDS encoding lysylphosphatidylglycerol synthase transmembrane domain-containing protein has product MGVFLIAYSLSKVSLDELLVYFKNANYWWIFLGSILGLLSHLSRAYRWLFMLEPMGYQVKMSNSIMAVFAGYLINYTIPRAGEVARVSILTTYEGVPFDKGFGTVVAERIADLIVMMVIILVTLFLQFDFIFNFFLSKFDLPKVITGLVTLTVLGLAFLFYIRKSRSGLAIKVRTFVAGLIEGALSIFKMKKKWQFIGHTLFIWAMYVLMFYITTFALNGLQPISIGAILIGFISASFSIAATNGGIGSYPVAVYAAFSLFGIAQGPSIAFGWIMWSSQTILIIICGGLSLLLLPIFNRKRTLK; this is encoded by the coding sequence TTGGGAGTTTTTTTAATAGCATATTCGTTGTCTAAAGTTTCTTTAGATGAGCTTCTAGTGTATTTTAAAAATGCCAATTATTGGTGGATTTTTCTCGGATCTATTTTAGGTTTATTAAGTCATTTGTCTCGTGCGTATCGTTGGTTGTTTATGCTTGAGCCTATGGGGTATCAAGTAAAAATGTCTAACAGTATTATGGCTGTTTTTGCTGGATATTTAATAAATTATACCATTCCTAGAGCAGGAGAAGTTGCTCGGGTTTCTATTTTAACGACTTACGAAGGTGTGCCTTTCGATAAAGGTTTTGGTACTGTGGTGGCAGAGCGTATTGCCGATTTAATCGTGATGATGGTAATCATTTTGGTGACCTTATTTCTTCAGTTCGATTTTATTTTCAATTTCTTTCTTTCTAAGTTCGATTTGCCTAAAGTAATTACGGGTTTGGTTACTCTAACGGTGTTGGGTTTGGCGTTTCTGTTTTATATTAGAAAGAGTCGTTCTGGTTTAGCAATAAAAGTTAGAACCTTTGTGGCTGGTTTGATAGAAGGAGCATTAAGCATCTTTAAAATGAAGAAAAAGTGGCAGTTTATTGGTCACACACTTTTTATTTGGGCTATGTATGTGCTCATGTTTTATATTACTACGTTTGCTTTAAATGGTTTACAACCTATTTCTATTGGAGCTATCTTAATCGGATTTATTTCGGCAAGCTTCAGTATAGCTGCTACTAACGGCGGAATTGGGTCTTATCCAGTTGCGGTTTATGCAGCGTTTTCTTTATTCGGAATTGCTCAAGGTCCTAGCATTGCTTTTGGTTGGATTATGTGGTCTTCTCAAACCATTTTAATTATTATTTGTGGCGGATTGTCACTATTATTACTTCCCATTTTTAATAGAAAAAGAACCTTAAAATAG
- the panD gene encoding aspartate 1-decarboxylase: MQIHVVKSKIHRVKCTGADLNYIGSITIDEDLMDAANIIQGEKVQIVNNNNGERLETYAIPGPRNSGEITLNGAAARRVAPGDVLILITYGIMDLEDAKTFKPALVFPDEATNKLI, from the coding sequence ATGCAAATTCACGTAGTAAAATCGAAAATTCACAGAGTTAAATGTACTGGAGCAGATTTAAATTACATTGGTAGTATCACTATCGATGAAGATTTAATGGATGCAGCAAACATTATTCAAGGTGAAAAAGTTCAGATTGTAAATAATAACAATGGTGAACGTTTAGAAACTTATGCTATTCCTGGACCACGAAATAGTGGAGAAATTACATTAAATGGTGCCGCTGCTAGACGTGTTGCTCCAGGAGATGTATTAATACTAATTACTTATGGTATTATGGATTTGGAAGACGCTAAAACATTTAAACCTGCTTTGGTCTTTCCAGACGAAGCAACCAATAAGCTTATATAA
- the panC gene encoding pantoate--beta-alanine ligase, translated as MKIFTEQSELKKEIELLKSQGKTLGLVPTMGALHKGHLSLVQRALDENDALVVSIFVNPTQFNNPDDLVKYPRTLERDVALLKTASDDILVYAPAVEDVYEDKVESVEYDFDGLEHKMEGKFRPGHFDGVGTIVKRLFEIVTPDNAYFGEKDFQQLAIIKKMVEKHNVPVNIVPCEILREDSGLAMSSRNVRLTPEYLEASPFIYETLKASKIKFGTESAKDVMEWVESQFKNHPLLELEYFVIADINTLETIDNKKENTLYRAFVAVYADDIRLIDNLALN; from the coding sequence GTGAAGATATTTACAGAACAATCGGAATTAAAAAAGGAAATAGAACTATTAAAATCTCAAGGTAAGACTTTGGGATTGGTTCCTACAATGGGCGCGTTGCACAAAGGACATCTGTCTTTGGTACAGCGAGCTTTAGACGAAAATGATGCGTTGGTAGTGAGTATTTTCGTAAATCCTACTCAGTTTAATAATCCAGACGATTTGGTTAAATATCCAAGAACATTGGAGCGTGATGTTGCCTTGTTGAAAACAGCATCTGATGATATTTTAGTGTATGCGCCTGCTGTTGAAGATGTTTATGAAGACAAGGTAGAGTCTGTGGAATACGATTTCGATGGATTAGAGCACAAAATGGAAGGGAAATTCAGACCAGGACATTTTGACGGTGTTGGAACCATTGTAAAACGATTGTTTGAAATTGTTACTCCAGATAATGCGTATTTTGGCGAAAAAGATTTTCAGCAATTAGCCATTATAAAAAAGATGGTAGAGAAGCATAATGTGCCTGTAAACATTGTGCCTTGCGAGATTTTAAGAGAAGATAGTGGTTTAGCTATGAGCTCTAGAAATGTGCGTTTAACACCAGAATATTTAGAAGCATCGCCATTTATTTATGAAACCTTGAAAGCTTCTAAAATCAAGTTTGGCACAGAAAGTGCTAAAGATGTAATGGAATGGGTTGAGAGTCAGTTTAAAAACCATCCGTTATTAGAGTTGGAATATTTTGTTATTGCAGATATAAATACTCTAGAAACTATAGATAACAAAAAAGAAAATACACTTTATCGCGCGTTTGTAGCAGTATATGCAGACGATATAAGATTAATAGATAATTTAGCACTAAATTAA
- a CDS encoding glycogen/starch synthase — protein MKDKRILYVSSEVVPYLPETEISSMSFETPRMVNQQGGQIRIFMPRYGNINERRHQLHEVIRLSGINLVINDLDMPLIIKVASIPKERIQVYFIDNDEYFKRKATLTDENGALFSDNDERAIFFAKGVIETVKKLNWSPDIIHVHGWLASLLPLYLKEYFAGEPLFNDSKVVTSIYNQGYEGTLNKTMSDKIKFDNINDDVVKTLSEPTYNNLMKVAIDYSDALIIGSEDISKEITTHLDNSNKPVLGYKNKEEFGEAYSNFYMNEVLK, from the coding sequence ATGAAAGATAAGAGGATATTATATGTATCATCTGAAGTAGTTCCTTATTTACCTGAAACAGAAATCTCTTCTATGTCGTTTGAAACGCCTAGAATGGTAAACCAACAGGGTGGACAAATCAGGATATTTATGCCTAGATATGGAAACATTAACGAAAGGAGACATCAATTACACGAAGTTATAAGACTATCTGGAATTAATCTAGTAATTAACGACTTAGATATGCCGCTTATTATAAAAGTAGCATCTATTCCTAAAGAACGTATACAAGTATATTTTATAGATAACGACGAATATTTTAAACGTAAAGCAACTCTTACAGACGAGAATGGTGCTTTATTTTCTGATAACGACGAACGTGCTATTTTCTTTGCAAAAGGTGTTATAGAAACCGTTAAGAAATTAAATTGGTCACCAGATATTATACACGTACACGGTTGGTTAGCATCTTTACTTCCATTGTATTTAAAGGAATATTTTGCAGGAGAACCTTTATTTAACGACAGTAAAGTTGTAACATCTATTTACAACCAAGGTTACGAAGGCACGTTAAATAAAACGATGTCTGACAAAATTAAATTCGACAATATTAATGATGATGTTGTTAAAACGTTAAGCGAGCCTACATATAACAACTTAATGAAAGTAGCTATCGATTATTCCGATGCTCTTATTATTGGTTCTGAGGATATTTCTAAAGAAATAACTACACACTTAGACAATTCTAACAAACCTGTTTTAGGATACAAGAACAAAGAAGAATTTGGCGAGGCGTATTCTAACTTCTACATGAATGAAGTTTTAAAATAA
- a CDS encoding DUF4270 domain-containing protein, whose product MKKILQVIKLSSILLVILTVLIACDKDYNSIGTDIVGNKDFITDSIEYPIIAYSKKVKPVQTNGLSSNLLGAYNDPDYGITTASVVSQMYPNTYSPYFGINPEIESITLTLPYYSTAVEVDDEGGTTYKLDSLYGTAPIKLSIYQNTYYLRSTDPSSDFNESQLYYSNANETINFDNFKGELLYSNTSFFPSNEEIVIEEYDEDTEEDVVTSRLSPRLQVDLLNTNNFWEKLIFDKEDSPELSNQNNFVNYFRGIYIKAETVDNDGNQILINFDSGDAEIAIKYNYTTESDTDAEIFEGEYTLKFNTTRINLFESDINFSDGNALTGDTNLYLKGGEGSMAVIDLFHGPDEDGDGEADSYLDEFLAQKDKWLINEAQLIVYEDESQINTANDNHTYDRLYAYDVNNNLTLIDYSFDQTTNTGDPLYSKISHLGQRLDTDGNYKYKIRITEHVKNILTKDSTNTKIGLVLSTNVNNTLTADLLGSEGEEVTGLPEGAILSPKGTVLHGSNSNVPENLRAKLKIYYTEPEN is encoded by the coding sequence ATGAAAAAGATTTTACAAGTCATTAAACTATCTAGTATACTTCTAGTTATACTAACAGTTTTAATAGCGTGCGATAAAGATTATAATTCTATCGGTACAGACATTGTTGGTAATAAAGATTTTATTACCGACAGTATAGAATACCCGATTATTGCTTACTCTAAAAAAGTAAAACCAGTACAAACTAACGGTTTATCATCAAATTTATTAGGTGCCTATAACGATCCAGATTACGGAATCACTACAGCAAGTGTAGTTTCGCAAATGTACCCTAATACATACAGCCCTTATTTTGGAATAAACCCTGAAATCGAATCCATAACTTTAACTTTACCATACTATTCTACAGCTGTTGAAGTTGACGACGAAGGTGGAACAACGTACAAGTTAGATTCTTTATACGGAACCGCTCCTATTAAATTATCGATTTATCAAAACACGTATTATTTAAGAAGTACGGATCCAAGTTCAGATTTTAACGAAAGTCAGTTGTATTACTCAAATGCAAATGAAACCATTAATTTCGACAACTTTAAAGGAGAACTTTTATACAGTAACACAAGTTTTTTCCCAAGTAACGAAGAAATTGTAATAGAAGAATACGACGAAGACACCGAAGAAGATGTTGTAACTAGCCGTTTATCGCCTAGACTACAAGTAGACCTTCTAAACACCAATAACTTTTGGGAGAAATTAATTTTCGACAAAGAAGACAGCCCTGAGTTAAGTAACCAGAACAACTTTGTAAATTACTTTAGAGGTATTTATATTAAAGCTGAAACTGTAGATAATGATGGAAATCAAATCTTAATAAACTTCGATTCTGGAGATGCAGAAATTGCTATAAAGTATAACTACACTACCGAATCTGACACAGACGCAGAAATTTTTGAAGGCGAGTACACTCTTAAATTTAATACAACAAGAATTAATCTGTTTGAAAGTGATATAAATTTTTCTGATGGTAATGCTCTAACAGGAGACACTAATTTATACTTAAAAGGAGGTGAAGGTTCTATGGCTGTTATAGATTTATTTCATGGTCCAGATGAAGATGGAGATGGTGAAGCAGATAGCTATTTAGACGAATTTTTAGCCCAAAAAGATAAGTGGTTAATTAATGAAGCCCAATTAATTGTTTACGAAGACGAGAGTCAAATTAACACCGCAAACGACAATCATACGTACGACAGATTATATGCTTACGATGTAAATAACAATCTCACTTTAATAGATTATTCTTTCGACCAGACAACAAATACAGGTGATCCTCTATATTCTAAAATTTCGCATTTGGGCCAACGTTTAGATACAGACGGTAACTATAAGTATAAAATACGCATAACAGAACATGTTAAAAATATTTTAACAAAAGATTCTACAAACACAAAAATTGGTTTAGTTTTATCAACTAATGTAAATAACACTCTGACTGCCGACTTATTAGGTAGCGAAGGTGAAGAGGTAACAGGGCTTCCAGAAGGAGCAATTTTATCTCCTAAAGGAACGGTATTACATGGAAGTAATTCCAATGTTCCTGAAAATTTACGTGCTAAATTAAAAATTTATTACACCGAACCAGAAAACTAA